A genome region from Acinetobacter lwoffii includes the following:
- a CDS encoding response regulator transcription factor, whose protein sequence is MHKILIIEDDFMIAESTETLLKLHQFEVYWVNNGIEGLKQLQQQVYDIVLLDLGLPMMDGMLVLKNIRQKFPNLPVLIISARDQLQNRVDGLNQGADDYLIKPYEFDELLARIHALIRRSGLKNTGIDTNKKLSHSGLELDLEQHIALFNGQAIELSNREWSILMAMLNHPNKIFSKNDLEDKLYDFDSDVSSNTVEVYIHHLRAKLGKDFIRTIRGLGYRLG, encoded by the coding sequence ATGCATAAAATACTAATTATTGAAGATGACTTTATGATTGCCGAGTCGACTGAAACATTGCTCAAGTTGCATCAGTTTGAGGTGTACTGGGTCAATAATGGGATTGAGGGTTTAAAACAGTTACAGCAGCAGGTCTACGATATTGTCCTGCTCGATTTAGGCTTGCCGATGATGGATGGCATGCTGGTGCTAAAAAATATCCGGCAGAAGTTTCCGAATTTACCGGTGCTGATTATTTCTGCCCGGGATCAATTACAAAACCGGGTGGATGGGCTGAATCAGGGAGCAGATGACTATTTAATCAAGCCTTATGAATTTGACGAGTTACTGGCCCGTATTCATGCCTTAATACGCCGTAGTGGTTTAAAAAATACCGGGATAGATACGAATAAGAAATTATCACACAGTGGTTTGGAACTAGATCTGGAGCAGCATATCGCTCTGTTTAATGGACAGGCTATAGAATTATCCAATCGGGAATGGTCCATCTTAATGGCCATGTTAAATCATCCGAATAAAATTTTTTCCAAGAATGATCTGGAAGACAAGCTTTATGACTTTGATAGTGATGTCAGTAGTAATACGGTAGAAGTCTATATCCATCATCTGCGGGCAAAATTAGGAAAAGACTTCATCCGTACCATACGTGGGCTAGGATATCGCTTAGGATGA
- a CDS encoding sensor histidine kinase, protein MQKRYSLQKRLVIYISLFSVVLGCVLIFSAYRIALEEINEVLDKQMQSLAERIAENHPQPLQSQIDLAKQYSEEDLFVDIWSYTDTATSLHPQDVLVAPVRKAGFYKHQTPYGTWLTYIIPAKQLQIQVSQQQNVRQELALELAANMFLPYVLFLPFAVFGLGWMIRKNFQPLNDFKTELASRKAQDLKPIAMKDYPLELEPTIQEMNYLFGRISLAQQEQRQFVADSAHELRTPLTALNLQLQILLQQFPQSESIHNLSQGILRMQHLVNQLLSLAKQDVTEGLSEPVQLLSLNQMTVTCIEELIQLALQKDIDLGVEQQQELLIQGQASALHSIIYNLIDNAIKYSPKDGVINVSIFQQGHQAVLQIEDSGAGIDPAQFNQIRQRFYRIHNHAEIGSGLGLSIVDKATERLGGTLEFSRSVNLSGLCVQVKFPLAKA, encoded by the coding sequence ATGCAGAAACGTTATTCCTTGCAAAAACGTCTGGTTATTTATATTTCATTATTTAGCGTAGTACTGGGCTGTGTGCTGATCTTTTCGGCATACCGGATTGCGCTCGAAGAAATTAATGAAGTACTGGATAAACAGATGCAAAGTCTGGCAGAGCGCATTGCAGAAAATCATCCGCAACCCCTGCAAAGCCAAATAGATCTGGCAAAACAATACAGTGAAGAAGATTTATTTGTAGATATCTGGTCCTATACAGATACAGCCACTTCCTTGCATCCGCAGGATGTTCTGGTGGCACCGGTCAGGAAAGCAGGTTTCTACAAGCATCAAACGCCATATGGAACCTGGTTAACTTATATTATTCCTGCTAAGCAATTACAGATTCAGGTGAGCCAGCAGCAAAATGTCCGGCAGGAACTGGCGCTGGAACTGGCAGCCAATATGTTTCTTCCTTACGTACTTTTTTTACCTTTTGCAGTGTTTGGCTTAGGCTGGATGATCCGGAAAAATTTTCAGCCACTCAATGACTTTAAAACTGAATTGGCCAGCCGCAAGGCACAAGACTTAAAGCCAATTGCAATGAAAGATTATCCCCTGGAGCTGGAACCGACCATTCAGGAAATGAATTATCTGTTTGGCCGCATCTCTCTAGCCCAACAGGAACAACGTCAATTTGTAGCGGATTCTGCACATGAATTACGCACGCCACTGACGGCCTTGAATTTACAGCTACAAATTTTGCTACAGCAGTTCCCTCAGAGCGAGTCTATCCATAATTTGAGTCAAGGCATTTTGCGCATGCAGCATCTGGTCAACCAGTTATTAAGTCTGGCCAAACAGGATGTGACCGAAGGTTTAAGCGAACCTGTTCAATTGCTATCACTGAATCAAATGACAGTCACCTGTATCGAAGAGCTGATTCAACTGGCGCTACAGAAAGACATTGATTTAGGGGTAGAGCAGCAGCAGGAACTCTTGATTCAGGGCCAAGCTTCGGCCTTGCACTCGATTATTTATAATTTAATTGATAATGCGATTAAATATAGTCCGAAGGATGGCGTGATTAATGTGTCGATTTTCCAGCAAGGCCATCAGGCAGTTTTACAGATTGAAGACAGTGGTGCAGGTATAGATCCCGCTCAATTCAATCAGATCCGGCAACGCTTCTACCGGATACATAACCATGCAGAAATTGGCAGCGGTTTGGGTTTATCCATTGTAGATAAAGCCACCGAGCGCTTGGGTGGAACACTAGAATTTTCGCGAAGTGTCAATCTGAGTGGCCTTTGTGTACAGGTCAAGTTTCCTTTGGCCAAAGCCTAA
- a CDS encoding phosphatase PAP2 family protein produces the protein MITDRSRFLLTQTLLLIFSFLILLNFFDIGGVLDLQLIYPFIDDHGQFPLRKQWALAELNHRYVKDLLILVYITLLLAWLASLKWQNWHTRRWEFGYFFSMVVLTTASIGILKSQSAHACPWDMTIPTHNGILWDFSATAGHCFPGGHASSGFALMAGYFVYRIYNRKRAYFLLIAAVILGLAMGWAQMMRGAHFLSHNLWTGWIIWCINVIGYTLFSHKLPQ, from the coding sequence ATGATCACTGACCGTTCCCGGTTTTTACTGACCCAAACCTTACTTTTGATCTTCAGTTTTTTGATTCTTCTCAACTTCTTTGATATTGGAGGAGTGCTGGACTTGCAGCTCATCTATCCCTTTATCGATGATCATGGTCAATTTCCCCTTCGAAAACAATGGGCACTGGCAGAACTCAATCATCGCTATGTGAAAGACCTGCTGATTCTGGTGTATATCACATTATTACTGGCCTGGTTGGCATCACTAAAATGGCAGAACTGGCATACGCGGCGCTGGGAATTTGGCTATTTCTTTAGCATGGTGGTGCTGACCACGGCCTCGATCGGAATTTTAAAATCTCAGTCGGCCCATGCCTGTCCCTGGGATATGACCATACCTACCCATAATGGGATTTTGTGGGATTTTAGTGCCACTGCAGGCCACTGTTTTCCTGGAGGGCATGCATCTAGTGGTTTTGCGTTAATGGCCGGCTATTTTGTTTATCGCATTTATAACCGCAAGCGTGCTTATTTTCTTCTGATCGCTGCAGTAATTTTAGGGTTGGCCATGGGCTGGGCACAAATGATGCGCGGTGCACATTTCCTGAGTCATAACCTTTGGACTGGCTGGATTATCTGGTGCATCAATGTCATTGGCTATACGCTGTTTAGCCACAAACTCCCCCAATAG
- a CDS encoding diacylglycerol kinase, with translation MSSYRSPYKGTSGTQRIFNATRYSLAGFKTAFQNEAAFRQILLINLILIPLSFWMPVSPAEQALMVAVCLLALIIELINSAIEAVVDRISMERHELSKNAKDMGSAAQFVALSLIALTWGIILAGHLI, from the coding sequence ATGTCTTCCTACCGCTCACCTTATAAAGGCACCTCAGGAACGCAGCGTATTTTTAATGCGACCCGTTATTCCCTGGCTGGTTTTAAAACCGCCTTTCAAAATGAGGCTGCCTTCCGGCAAATTCTGCTGATCAACCTTATTTTGATTCCTCTAAGTTTTTGGATGCCGGTTAGTCCAGCTGAGCAAGCGCTGATGGTCGCCGTGTGCCTATTGGCGTTGATCATTGAACTGATTAACTCAGCGATAGAGGCAGTGGTAGATCGTATTTCCATGGAACGGCATGAACTGTCTAAAAATGCCAAGGATATGGGCAGTGCGGCTCAGTTTGTAGCACTTAGTTTAATTGCCCTGACCTGGGGCATCATTTTGGCTGGTCATTTGATTTGA
- a CDS encoding thermostable hemolysin has translation MIKFSFDPYLSSQIHFLNTYFKQPEYKKQTHHNKFLLQVPPAYPVISAQDQSLHLTVKTVEQSETPERRSLENFIQEKYQQVHQATVSSFSSTLFAGYHGAEMQVVIGMQHLNQFNAFLEQYLDEPVENILSKLSQTRVSRDKVVEIGNLAALDMDKAKLMVAFLVFHLSQQHIEWAVCTGTTAVRYVLQQMGLRFHVLEKADPQVLGEAQRLWGSYYQQKPYVLAIDVAEALQVARQLYQFSH, from the coding sequence ATGATCAAGTTTAGTTTTGATCCTTATTTATCTAGTCAGATTCACTTTCTAAATACATATTTCAAGCAGCCTGAATATAAAAAACAAACCCATCACAATAAATTTTTACTACAAGTACCTCCGGCGTATCCGGTAATTTCAGCACAGGATCAATCGCTACATTTGACGGTCAAAACTGTAGAACAAAGCGAGACACCTGAACGCCGTAGCCTGGAAAATTTTATTCAGGAAAAATATCAGCAAGTCCATCAGGCCACTGTATCGAGCTTCTCTTCGACCCTGTTTGCCGGTTATCACGGAGCCGAGATGCAGGTGGTGATTGGTATGCAGCATTTAAATCAATTTAATGCCTTTCTGGAACAGTATCTCGATGAACCCGTTGAAAACATATTAAGCAAACTGAGCCAGACCAGGGTCAGCCGAGACAAAGTAGTAGAAATTGGCAATCTGGCAGCACTAGATATGGACAAAGCCAAACTGATGGTGGCCTTTCTGGTTTTTCATCTCTCGCAGCAACACATCGAATGGGCAGTATGTACCGGAACAACTGCAGTACGTTATGTGTTGCAACAGATGGGATTACGTTTTCATGTGCTTGAAAAGGCTGATCCGCAAGTCCTTGGAGAGGCACAACGCCTGTGGGGCAGTTATTACCAGCAGAAACCTTATGTGCTGGCGATTGATGTGGCAGAAGCCCTACAAGTCGCTCGTCAACTTTATCAATTTAGTCATTAA
- a CDS encoding AMP-binding protein, with product MMTALFERINLQAHQYPQREAVVTAQATLSYAELQQRVELLSAGFKQLNLRRLALWGVNSIDWIVVDLAAQKAGMTVIPVPLFFTATQVRHLLSDSQTELLCTLDESFSAPEWLLNLAQDMSRDEIFITGQLHARFFQLEQAVQYSLSLQTQQPAKITYTSGSTGTPKGVCLAEDTIESITHSLSQALASSQLGRHLCLIPFATLLENIAGIYVALSMGRAVIVGEVSQFGLTSNHTFETERFVNAVQSYQIESVILLPQMLKAIVEYSAEHGAAGFKMLKFIAVGGGKVSADLLKQCQQLNLPVYEGYGLSECASVVSLNLPGARRIGSVGRVLPHVEVEIAANSEVVVKGNAMLGYVNDQAATPYIHTGDAGYFDEEGYLYITGRIKQMIISSFGRNISPEWVESNSLTEPEIQQIAIFGEAQPYLSAVIYAPNDTSDQQLVAAIQRANSRMPDYAQIKHWCRSPEPFSLNNQMLTDNGKLRRQQIQQKFQAELIPDESQSIFA from the coding sequence ATGATGACTGCTTTATTTGAACGTATCAACCTACAAGCACACCAGTATCCGCAGCGAGAAGCTGTGGTTACCGCACAGGCAACACTGAGCTATGCGGAACTACAGCAGCGGGTAGAATTATTGAGTGCCGGTTTCAAGCAGCTTAATCTACGACGTCTGGCCTTATGGGGCGTGAACAGCATCGACTGGATTGTGGTCGATCTTGCCGCACAAAAAGCCGGCATGACCGTGATTCCGGTACCTCTGTTTTTTACTGCAACCCAAGTACGGCATCTGCTTTCCGACAGCCAAACCGAGCTGCTATGTACTCTAGATGAATCTTTCTCTGCACCAGAATGGTTGCTGAATCTAGCCCAAGACATGAGTAGAGATGAGATATTTATTACTGGCCAACTACATGCACGCTTTTTTCAGCTAGAGCAGGCAGTACAGTATTCACTTTCTTTACAAACCCAGCAGCCGGCAAAAATCACCTATACCTCTGGCAGTACGGGGACACCGAAAGGCGTGTGTCTGGCTGAAGACACCATAGAATCAATTACTCATTCACTGAGTCAGGCACTGGCCAGCAGTCAGCTTGGACGGCATTTGTGCCTGATTCCATTTGCTACCTTGCTGGAAAATATTGCCGGCATTTATGTCGCACTGAGCATGGGACGCGCCGTAATTGTTGGCGAGGTGAGCCAGTTTGGCCTGACATCTAATCATACTTTTGAGACAGAGCGGTTTGTAAATGCAGTGCAGAGCTATCAAATCGAAAGTGTGATTTTATTACCGCAGATGCTGAAAGCGATTGTGGAATATAGCGCTGAACACGGTGCTGCAGGGTTCAAGATGCTGAAATTTATTGCGGTCGGTGGAGGGAAAGTCTCTGCTGATTTACTCAAACAGTGCCAGCAACTTAACCTTCCGGTTTATGAGGGGTATGGCCTGTCCGAATGTGCATCAGTAGTCAGTCTGAATCTGCCGGGTGCACGCCGCATTGGCAGTGTGGGTCGGGTTTTACCGCATGTCGAAGTTGAGATTGCAGCCAACAGCGAAGTGGTGGTGAAAGGTAATGCCATGCTGGGTTATGTCAATGATCAGGCCGCGACACCGTATATTCATACGGGTGATGCCGGCTATTTTGATGAGGAAGGCTATTTGTACATTACCGGACGCATCAAGCAGATGATTATCAGCAGTTTTGGACGCAATATTTCCCCGGAATGGGTTGAGTCCAACAGTCTGACCGAGCCGGAAATCCAGCAGATTGCCATTTTTGGCGAAGCCCAGCCCTATCTGTCGGCTGTGATTTATGCCCCTAATGACACCTCAGACCAGCAACTGGTAGCAGCGATTCAACGGGCCAATAGCCGGATGCCAGACTATGCTCAGATCAAACACTGGTGTAGATCTCCAGAGCCATTTTCCCTGAACAACCAGATGTTGACCGACAACGGCAAACTGCGCAGACAGCAGATCCAGCAAAAGTTTCAGGCTGAACTGATACCGGACGAGTCCCAATCTATTTTTGCATAG
- a CDS encoding TauD/TfdA family dioxygenase encodes MNIAQQALHTTPNQIKTQLVEQGWVLLRHEHYDVTSFSELMNRLCQRLTYDPARENITRQSQKVDAGSQAMGLHIENGTTPLPPDIIAFFSEKSASRGSQTTLCDGHEVWKNMPDALKQKFAEPMTISRYLPKPIWQKYVATALNIENAEQVGQQELQQFIQIIPGQRISPAHDGGVHYHLNMPMVRHDNLKGVPAFANTLLGPSFNYEKPRFYFADGSEISSDLLAELAERCETQTSEIDWQDGDLVIIDNKRFMHGRREILVPLEQRKLYICMGLGLNPDF; translated from the coding sequence ATGAATATTGCACAGCAAGCTTTGCACACCACACCTAATCAGATTAAAACGCAATTGGTAGAACAGGGCTGGGTTTTGTTAAGACATGAACACTATGACGTGACATCGTTTAGTGAGCTCATGAATAGGCTATGCCAGCGGCTGACTTATGATCCTGCACGCGAAAACATCACTCGCCAGTCTCAGAAAGTTGATGCAGGTAGCCAGGCCATGGGACTGCATATTGAAAATGGCACGACGCCTTTACCGCCCGATATCATCGCCTTTTTCAGTGAGAAAAGTGCTTCGCGCGGTTCGCAGACTACCTTATGTGATGGGCATGAAGTCTGGAAAAATATGCCGGATGCTCTCAAGCAGAAATTTGCCGAACCGATGACCATTAGCCGTTATTTACCCAAACCGATCTGGCAGAAATATGTGGCCACTGCCTTGAATATTGAAAATGCAGAGCAGGTCGGCCAGCAGGAGCTACAACAGTTTATCCAGATAATACCCGGCCAGCGGATTAGCCCGGCACATGACGGGGGAGTGCACTACCATTTAAATATGCCGATGGTCCGCCATGACAATCTCAAGGGTGTTCCAGCATTTGCCAATACCTTGCTAGGGCCATCTTTCAATTATGAAAAACCCCGTTTTTATTTTGCTGATGGTTCAGAGATCAGTTCAGACTTACTCGCAGAACTGGCAGAGCGTTGTGAAACCCAGACCTCAGAAATTGACTGGCAGGATGGTGATCTGGTGATCATTGATAACAAACGCTTTATGCATGGCCGACGTGAAATCTTGGTACCACTTGAACAGCGCAAGCTATACATCTGTATGGGACTGGGCTTGAATCCTGACTTTTAA
- a CDS encoding SDR family oxidoreductase has product MSNLTAVLLGATGGIGQAIADILGKNGLNLVLVGRNERTLQKLGEKLAQCYPDIQLQGICCDLAEQHSRNDLLGALAELNTPIHYYINNAGINDFSLFSQQSQEMMEQMMLINVVYPLQLVQGMIPLMSKTQPSQIIHIGSTFGSIGYPGYVSYCASKFALRGATEALAREYAKTSIQFRYFSPRATITEMNDANVTEMNQALGTKMDDPDFVAQEFYHFLQKDCQSYQVGYPEKIFVKVNQVLPNIVSGSIEKDLDTIYRYADPNMFF; this is encoded by the coding sequence ATGTCCAATTTAACAGCAGTTCTTCTAGGTGCGACCGGTGGCATCGGACAGGCCATTGCCGATATTCTTGGGAAAAATGGCCTGAATCTGGTTCTGGTCGGACGTAATGAACGGACTTTACAAAAATTAGGTGAAAAACTGGCGCAGTGTTATCCGGATATACAACTGCAAGGGATCTGCTGTGACCTGGCCGAGCAGCACAGCCGTAACGATTTGCTAGGTGCGCTGGCCGAACTGAATACCCCCATTCACTATTACATCAATAATGCCGGTATCAATGATTTCAGTCTGTTCTCGCAGCAGTCACAGGAAATGATGGAACAGATGATGCTGATTAATGTGGTCTATCCCTTGCAACTGGTGCAAGGCATGATTCCATTGATGTCAAAAACTCAGCCAAGCCAGATCATTCATATCGGTTCTACTTTCGGTAGCATTGGCTATCCGGGTTATGTCAGTTATTGTGCCAGTAAATTCGCCTTGCGCGGTGCCACCGAAGCGCTTGCACGTGAGTATGCTAAGACCTCAATTCAATTTCGTTATTTTTCACCAAGGGCAACGATCACGGAAATGAATGATGCAAATGTCACAGAAATGAATCAGGCACTGGGAACTAAAATGGATGATCCTGATTTTGTCGCACAAGAGTTTTATCATTTCTTACAGAAAGATTGTCAGTCGTATCAGGTCGGTTATCCTGAAAAGATCTTTGTGAAGGTAAATCAGGTTTTACCCAATATAGTTTCTGGTTCGATTGAAAAAGATCTGGATACTATTTATAGATATGCTGATCCAAATATGTTTTTTTAA
- a CDS encoding alpha/beta fold hydrolase — translation MILNYQLQHHETSVLSPMVFIHGLFGSLSNLGVLARYFSEQRTVLQIDVRNHGLSAHSSDLNYQLMAEDVLETLSSLNIQKFVVVGHSMGGKIAMKLADLARVQTEKLIVLDITPIQYHESHHTEIFKALFAVQQANVASRLEAAKIMREYIHEEMVIQFLLKSFNKGQWLFNVQALFDHYSDIMDWEKLEKMNQPALFLRGGNSFYISKPEHFAAIDEQFSQAKIEMIENTGHWLHGEKPEEVIQHIKTFLN, via the coding sequence ATGATCCTAAATTATCAACTCCAACACCACGAAACGTCAGTGCTATCTCCAATGGTCTTTATTCATGGTTTATTCGGTAGTTTAAGTAATTTAGGAGTACTAGCTCGATATTTTTCTGAGCAAAGAACCGTGCTTCAAATTGATGTACGCAATCATGGTCTTTCTGCTCATAGCTCAGACTTAAATTATCAACTTATGGCTGAAGATGTCCTAGAAACTTTATCGAGTTTAAATATTCAAAAGTTCGTAGTAGTAGGGCATTCTATGGGCGGAAAAATTGCCATGAAATTGGCTGATTTAGCCCGCGTACAAACTGAAAAGTTGATCGTCCTGGATATCACACCGATCCAATATCATGAAAGTCATCATACTGAAATTTTTAAAGCTTTATTCGCAGTACAGCAAGCAAATGTTGCTTCACGACTTGAGGCAGCAAAAATTATGCGTGAATACATTCATGAAGAAATGGTAATTCAGTTTTTATTAAAATCCTTTAATAAAGGACAATGGCTCTTTAATGTTCAGGCTTTATTTGATCATTATTCAGATATTATGGATTGGGAAAAGCTCGAAAAAATGAATCAGCCAGCTTTATTCCTGCGTGGTGGAAATTCTTTTTATATTTCAAAACCGGAACACTTCGCAGCAATTGATGAGCAATTTTCTCAAGCAAAAATTGAAATGATCGAAAATACAGGACATTGGCTGCATGGCGAAAAACCAGAAGAAGTGATCCAGCACATAAAAACCTTTTTGAATTAA
- a CDS encoding immunity protein Imm33 domain-containing protein yields MSKNTQNLSPLQELIAEQKLLCEEVGSAYVEVSGDDVVAVAVHTLKQDPIVGIRKKPEPAENISWYIYGGEPSSEDAFETMTVRELQDIAPEVLPYLALETGFRFMIDADDYEDVWKEEI; encoded by the coding sequence ATGTCGAAAAACACGCAAAACCTGTCACCTTTACAAGAACTGATCGCGGAACAAAAACTGCTCTGTGAAGAAGTAGGTTCGGCTTATGTTGAAGTGAGTGGTGATGATGTGGTTGCCGTGGCCGTACATACCTTGAAACAAGATCCGATTGTCGGCATTCGTAAAAAGCCCGAGCCGGCTGAAAATATCAGCTGGTATATTTACGGCGGAGAACCTTCAAGTGAAGATGCTTTTGAAACCATGACCGTACGTGAATTACAGGACATCGCACCAGAAGTTTTACCGTATCTGGCTCTGGAAACAGGTTTTCGTTTCATGATTGATGCCGATGATTATGAAGATGTCTGGAAAGAAGAAATTTAA